A genomic region of Rheinheimera sp. MMS21-TC3 contains the following coding sequences:
- a CDS encoding sterol desaturase family protein, with the protein MFLAFLLQDFLYYWFHRASHNIRWLWASHIAHHSSRLMNFSTAFRQSLTYPISGMWLFWTPMILIGFPPAIVLAIVALNTAANKH; encoded by the coding sequence TTGTTTTTAGCTTTTCTGTTGCAAGACTTTTTGTATTATTGGTTTCATCGTGCATCACATAACATCCGTTGGCTGTGGGCATCGCATATCGCGCACCATAGTTCGCGGCTAATGAATTTCAGCACAGCTTTTAGACAAAGCTTAACCTATCCTATATCTGGCATGTGGCTATTTTGGACACCCATGATCCTTATCGGTTTTCCACCAGCAATAGTGCTAGCTATAGTGGCGTTAAATACTGCAGCTAATAAGCATTAA
- the cysB gene encoding HTH-type transcriptional regulator CysB, giving the protein MKLQQLRYIYEVLNNNLNVSATAESLYTSQPGISKQVRMLEDELGIQIFGRSGKHLTHVTAAGKEVIELSRQILSKVESIKAIAKEHTLPDQGKLNIATTHTQARYALPKVISGFIQKYPKVSLHMHQGTPQQISEAASRGEADFAIATEALHLYSDLVMLPCYHWNRSVIVRKDHPLAQLKRVLVLDDVANQPIVTYVFGFTGRSELDKAFASKGLEPHIVFTATDADVIKTYVRLGLGVGVIASMAMDAELDDDLVAIDASHLFDASTTKIGFRKGAFLRGYMYDFIQRFAPHLTKDVVEQANLLRNQEEIDKMFLQVTLPVR; this is encoded by the coding sequence ATGAAATTACAACAACTGCGCTATATTTATGAAGTGCTAAACAATAATTTAAATGTCTCTGCCACAGCTGAGAGTTTATATACTTCGCAACCTGGTATAAGTAAGCAAGTGCGGATGTTAGAAGATGAGCTTGGTATTCAAATATTTGGTAGAAGTGGTAAACATTTAACCCATGTTACTGCAGCGGGTAAAGAAGTAATAGAGCTTTCTAGACAAATTTTATCTAAAGTCGAAAGTATTAAAGCTATAGCTAAAGAACATACTTTACCGGATCAAGGCAAGTTAAACATTGCCACTACCCATACCCAAGCCCGCTATGCACTGCCAAAAGTGATTAGTGGCTTTATACAAAAATATCCTAAAGTGTCGCTGCATATGCACCAAGGGACACCACAGCAGATCTCTGAAGCGGCCTCAAGAGGTGAAGCAGATTTTGCAATTGCCACTGAAGCTTTGCACTTATATAGCGATTTAGTTATGTTGCCCTGCTACCACTGGAACCGTAGTGTTATAGTGCGTAAAGATCACCCCCTTGCGCAGTTAAAGCGCGTATTAGTGCTAGATGATGTTGCAAATCAGCCTATAGTGACTTATGTCTTTGGCTTTACAGGGCGTTCCGAGTTAGATAAAGCTTTTGCCAGTAAAGGCTTAGAGCCTCATATAGTGTTTACTGCCACTGATGCCGATGTGATTAAAACCTATGTTCGCTTAGGTTTAGGCGTAGGTGTTATTGCTTCTATGGCAATGGATGCCGAACTAGATGACGACTTGGTGGCTATTGATGCCAGCCATTTATTTGACGCTTCCACCACTAAAATTGGCTTTCGTAAAGGTGCTTTCTTAAGAGGTTATATGTATGACTTTATCCAGCGCTTTGCTCCTCACTTAACTAAAGATGTAGTAGAGCAGGCGAATTTACTGCGTAATCAAGAAGAAATAGATAAGATGTTTTTACAAGTTACACTACCTGTACGTTAA